In Allocoprobacillus halotolerans, a genomic segment contains:
- a CDS encoding Rpn family recombination-promoting nuclease/putative transposase: MKDLKVDDVIRDFFRNPEHFADMMNAILYGGQNVIKPDELQRMDTSEIFVGNYISRERRRDVIMLWKGKDSQAILALEAQDQVDFTMVSRTLLYDALTYNMQDKEYKSYKIMPVVSLVLFHGEGRWTAATSLVERMDIPESLKGMSNDWKMKIVDIKDLDYHLLKNEDNRNIVKTVNQIWRKEKEDFKGMEVSKTAARVIAILTERYDILKQVRGEEGTMAMWSFWKDIEDSGIRIGEERGMKRGMELGMKKGMLELVILQLKKVLGTLTPELTLKIELSNEEELNNLALHITDIHSEKDVYQILQ; encoded by the coding sequence ACTTTGCTGATATGATGAACGCTATTCTCTATGGCGGTCAGAATGTCATTAAGCCTGATGAACTTCAAAGAATGGATACAAGTGAAATCTTTGTAGGCAATTATATTTCTAGGGAAAGAAGACGTGATGTCATCATGTTGTGGAAAGGAAAGGATTCACAGGCTATCTTGGCATTGGAAGCACAGGACCAGGTTGATTTCACAATGGTGTCAAGAACACTTCTCTATGATGCATTGACCTACAACATGCAGGATAAGGAGTACAAGAGCTACAAGATCATGCCAGTTGTCAGCCTCGTATTGTTTCATGGCGAAGGAAGATGGACAGCAGCCACGTCACTGGTAGAAAGAATGGATATTCCTGAAAGCTTGAAGGGGATGTCAAATGACTGGAAGATGAAGATTGTAGACATCAAGGATTTGGACTATCACCTACTCAAAAATGAGGACAATCGCAATATCGTCAAAACAGTTAATCAGATATGGAGAAAAGAGAAAGAAGATTTCAAAGGGATGGAAGTCTCAAAGACAGCCGCAAGGGTGATAGCGATACTTACGGAAAGATATGATATTTTAAAACAAGTGAGAGGAGAAGAAGGGACTATGGCAATGTGGTCATTTTGGAAAGACATTGAAGATTCAGGTATACGAATAGGAGAAGAACGTGGAATGAAACGTGGTATGGAACTTGGCATGAAAAAAGGTATGTTGGAATTAGTTATTTTACAACTCAAAAAAGTACTAGGAACACTCACACCTGAATTGACATTGAAAATTGAATTAAGTAATGAAGAAGAGTTAAACAATCTTGCATTACATATTACAGATATACATAGTGAAAAAGATGTTTATCAAATACTTCAATAA
- a CDS encoding ABC transporter ATP-binding protein: protein MIEIQHLTKRYGSFKAVDDIELIAESGKITILLGPNGAGKSTTIKSIANLLKFEGIIEICGYDNSSIEAKRCFGYVPETPVLYELLTIDEHIDFIGHAYQIENYKEKAEKYLELFKLTEKRRKMAKELSKGMTQKLSMLLAFMIEPKALLVDEPMVGLDPASIEETLKILRGIADSGCAVLISTHIIDIVSDIFDEAYIMKEGRIIKKIQKEELQEESLKDYFFELTEGE from the coding sequence ATGATTGAGATACAACATCTAACAAAAAGATATGGAAGTTTTAAGGCTGTTGACGATATTGAGTTGATTGCTGAAAGTGGAAAGATTACGATTTTATTAGGTCCAAATGGAGCAGGAAAGTCAACAACTATTAAAAGCATTGCTAATCTTTTAAAATTTGAAGGAATTATTGAGATTTGTGGTTATGATAATTCGTCTATTGAAGCCAAACGTTGTTTTGGCTATGTCCCTGAAACACCTGTTTTATATGAGTTATTAACTATTGATGAACATATTGATTTTATTGGTCATGCTTATCAGATAGAAAATTATAAAGAGAAAGCAGAAAAATATTTGGAATTATTCAAACTAACAGAAAAAAGACGAAAAATGGCAAAAGAATTAAGTAAAGGAATGACACAGAAATTAAGCATGTTGTTGGCGTTTATGATTGAGCCTAAAGCCTTGTTAGTTGATGAACCAATGGTTGGATTAGATCCAGCAAGTATTGAAGAAACATTGAAAATTTTAAGAGGAATTGCAGACTCGGGATGTGCTGTATTAATTAGTACGCATATTATTGATATAGTGAGTGATATTTTTGACGAGGCATATATCATGAAAGAAGGACGTATTATCAAGAAAATTCAAAAAGAAGAACTCCAAGAAGAAAGTTTAAAAGATTATTTCTTTGAATTAACTGAGGGTGAGTAA
- a CDS encoding putative ABC exporter domain-containing protein, which translates to MKSLCLLWFLKTRASVRNLLSKPSSAIFTVFMFIVYGFVFYSFLFMPKDNAYMIVNFELHSSILIFIGFLALLLFSTMLSSRKALFYGEDAYFLFSGPFHKRQIMIFLTFQTVLQSILLSFFALVFFIGINMGVNVDAGFIGLALLGSMLSIMIFLVFVDYSYILSIGDQKYKKMNYVITGIFVLILVVVLGLTYLQTGRIQTIVVDFIESPLFYYVPIFGWLKLVLISYVESQIAMVCLGLFLLIACLGMIYTLFISYKGDFYEQALEDSMELSKKLKEFKAGNQDALRKVKVKNIHVKRFYNGAYAVLSKNLLLMKKKGNLVSWNDLISIGIYLVITIFSDLGFGFFVYMMILWLFMMMGTSDLVGELKNYQIYLIPDKPYKKLIAVMIPTFMKTAIIGTLSFVVVGLYYQESVLTILMYLINMLGYIFIFMSANVLTIRILKSRTTQIFENLMRMLIMIASALPSVILTVVFIMMNTLTPTTLTIISMSSLVTNFILAIIILWSCQGMMNGRELKSD; encoded by the coding sequence ATGAAATCATTGTGTTTATTATGGTTTCTAAAAACCAGAGCCTCAGTGAGAAATCTTTTGAGCAAGCCATCAAGTGCTATTTTTACAGTGTTTATGTTTATCGTTTATGGATTCGTTTTTTATAGTTTTCTTTTTATGCCAAAAGACAATGCATATATGATTGTGAATTTTGAATTGCATTCATCTATTTTAATCTTTATAGGTTTTTTAGCTTTATTATTGTTTTCTACAATGTTATCTTCACGAAAAGCTTTATTTTATGGTGAAGATGCCTACTTCTTATTTAGTGGACCTTTTCATAAAAGACAAATTATGATTTTCTTAACTTTTCAAACTGTTTTACAATCTATTTTACTTTCATTCTTTGCGTTGGTTTTCTTTATAGGAATAAACATGGGAGTGAATGTAGATGCGGGTTTTATAGGATTAGCACTACTAGGAAGTATGTTATCCATTATGATTTTTTTGGTTTTTGTGGATTATAGCTATATTCTTTCTATTGGTGATCAAAAATATAAAAAGATGAATTATGTGATTACTGGAATCTTTGTATTGATACTTGTTGTTGTTTTGGGATTGACGTATTTACAAACAGGAAGGATTCAAACAATTGTTGTGGATTTTATAGAATCACCATTATTCTACTATGTTCCTATTTTTGGCTGGTTAAAGCTTGTTTTGATTTCTTATGTAGAGTCCCAAATCGCAATGGTTTGTTTAGGTTTATTTCTTTTAATAGCTTGTTTAGGTATGATTTATACTTTATTTATTAGCTATAAAGGTGATTTCTATGAACAAGCTTTAGAGGATTCAATGGAGTTGTCTAAAAAGTTAAAAGAGTTTAAAGCTGGTAATCAAGATGCTTTAAGAAAAGTAAAAGTTAAAAATATTCATGTCAAAAGGTTTTATAATGGAGCATATGCTGTACTATCAAAGAATTTGCTTTTAATGAAAAAGAAAGGTAATCTTGTATCATGGAATGATTTGATATCTATCGGTATTTATCTGGTTATTACTATTTTTTCTGATTTAGGGTTTGGGTTCTTTGTTTATATGATGATTCTTTGGTTATTTATGATGATGGGAACAAGTGATCTTGTAGGTGAACTTAAAAATTATCAGATTTATTTAATCCCTGATAAACCTTATAAAAAGTTAATTGCCGTAATGATTCCTACATTTATGAAAACAGCTATTATTGGGACATTGTCTTTTGTTGTTGTAGGACTATATTATCAAGAAAGTGTTCTTACAATTCTTATGTATTTGATTAATATGCTTGGCTATATCTTTATTTTTATGAGTGCCAATGTTCTTACAATTCGTATTTTAAAAAGTCGAACGACACAAATATTTGAAAATCTGATGCGTATGTTAATTATGATAGCTAGTGCTTTACCAAGTGTTATTTTAACGGTTGTTTTTATCATGATGAATACTTTAACACCAACCACTTTAACAATTATTTCTATGTCATCATTAGTAACAAATTTTATTCTAGCAATCATTATACTATGGTCATGTCAAGGAATGATGAATGGTAGAGAATTAAAGAGTGATTAA
- a CDS encoding DUF3592 domain-containing protein — protein MAQQETAIIVLLTLGGTGLLLLVVGIFLIIRQNMKVKKCQEKTYGVVVGYKRRSRELIVPVVEYHVFGNMYQKTRNFRAVISKSWRRQDEEPVTISENDYVFLRGRIMTQKMAEKIWPINMQMSVYYDPIKPQRAFVEKIPNKTPVVSIVFISLAIFLIVLALLLFYLLKG, from the coding sequence ATGGCACAACAGGAAACAGCGATTATAGTGTTATTAACTCTTGGAGGAACAGGTTTGCTTTTATTGGTGGTAGGGATATTTTTGATAATCAGACAAAATATGAAAGTAAAAAAATGTCAGGAAAAGACATATGGTGTTGTGGTAGGATATAAACGTCGTAGTCGAGAATTAATTGTGCCAGTGGTGGAATATCATGTTTTTGGTAATATGTATCAAAAAACAAGAAATTTTAGAGCTGTGATTTCAAAAAGCTGGAGACGACAAGATGAAGAACCTGTTACTATTAGCGAAAATGATTATGTCTTTTTACGAGGAAGAATAATGACGCAAAAGATGGCTGAAAAGATATGGCCAATCAATATGCAAATGTCTGTCTATTATGATCCAATAAAACCGCAAAGAGCGTTTGTTGAAAAAATACCAAATAAGACACCAGTTGTATCCATTGTTTTTATCAGTTTAGCTATCTTTTTGATTGTTTTAGCCTTGTTACTTTTCTATCTTTTAAAAGGATAA
- a CDS encoding argininosuccinate synthase, producing MKKKQYKKVVLAYSGGLDTSIIIAWLKENYGCEVIAVAGDVGQNDELEGLEEKALATGASKYYCADCKEEFVNDFIFPAIKANAVYEGKYLLGTSLARPIIAKKLVEIAKKEGADAICHGCTGKGNDQVRFELTIKAFAPELDIIAPWRVWELKSREDEIEYAQKRNIPLKINKETNYSKDKNLWHLSHEGLDLENPANEPMYDKILELGVTPEQAPDQPTYITLTFEKGIPVALNGEKMNGVDLITALNKIGGENGIGIIDMVENRLVGMKSRGVYETPGGTILYKAHADLEEITIDKETQHFKYQVSQKLADILYNGQWYTPLTKALLAFIDETQKTVNGEVKLKLYKGNIIGAGMTSPDTLYSEQTASFGEDEDYNQMDSQGFINLYGLPIKVKALLDQQRKK from the coding sequence ATGAAAAAGAAACAATATAAAAAAGTCGTATTAGCATATTCAGGAGGATTAGATACATCAATTATCATTGCATGGTTAAAAGAAAATTATGGTTGTGAAGTCATTGCAGTGGCAGGAGATGTTGGACAAAATGATGAACTTGAAGGATTGGAAGAAAAAGCTTTAGCAACAGGAGCTTCTAAATATTATTGTGCAGATTGCAAAGAAGAATTTGTGAATGATTTTATTTTCCCAGCAATTAAGGCAAATGCTGTTTATGAAGGAAAATATTTACTTGGAACATCACTTGCAAGACCAATTATTGCAAAAAAATTAGTGGAAATCGCTAAAAAAGAAGGAGCAGATGCAATTTGTCATGGTTGTACAGGTAAAGGAAATGACCAAGTCAGATTTGAATTAACAATCAAGGCTTTTGCGCCAGAATTAGATATTATTGCTCCTTGGAGAGTTTGGGAATTAAAGAGTAGAGAAGATGAAATCGAATATGCCCAAAAAAGAAACATCCCTCTAAAAATCAATAAAGAAACAAACTACTCTAAAGATAAAAACTTATGGCATTTATCACATGAAGGTTTAGATCTTGAAAATCCAGCGAATGAACCAATGTATGATAAAATACTTGAATTAGGTGTAACACCTGAACAAGCACCAGATCAACCAACATATATCACTTTAACTTTTGAAAAAGGAATTCCAGTTGCGTTAAATGGAGAAAAAATGAATGGTGTTGATTTAATCACTGCGTTAAATAAAATTGGTGGTGAAAATGGTATTGGTATCATTGATATGGTTGAAAATAGATTAGTTGGTATGAAATCAAGAGGTGTTTATGAAACACCAGGTGGAACTATTCTTTATAAAGCACACGCTGATTTAGAAGAAATTACAATTGATAAAGAAACACAACATTTTAAATATCAAGTTTCTCAAAAATTAGCTGATATTTTATATAATGGACAATGGTATACACCTCTTACAAAAGCATTACTTGCTTTTATTGATGAAACACAAAAGACTGTGAATGGAGAAGTTAAATTAAAATTATATAAAGGAAATATTATTGGAGCAGGTATGACTTCACCTGATACTTTATATAGTGAACAAACTGCTTCATTTGGAGAAGATGAAGATTATAATCAAATGGATTCTCAAGGATTTATTAATTTATATGGTTTACCTATTAAGGTAAAAGCATTATTAGATCAACAAAGAAAGAAATAG